Below is a genomic region from Thermodesulfobacteriota bacterium.
AACCGAGGGTCGAAAGCCGGATCCTGCGCGCCGCGCCCCCGAACGCCAGCAGCGGGACCGTCGTGACGATGCCCGCCAGCGGCAGGATCAGGTCGTACCGCCCGGAGCCGGAGAGGAAGGCCCCGTGCCCCGAGAAGGCGCCCCAGGCGATCAGGCCGAAAGCCGCCGGCGCCAGAAGCCCGGTCTCGAAGGTCAGCCCGGAGAGCGAGTCGACCGGGGCCAGCTTCCGCAGGAGCGCGTAGAAGGCGAAGGTCACCGCCAGCGCCATGGAGATCCAGGGCGCCTTCCCGTGCAGGGCCACCAGCAGGGCGACGCCGGCGGCCGCAAGATAAAGGCTGATCCGCTGCGCCCCCCGGAGGCGCTCCCCGAGGAACAGGCGCCCCAGCAGGATGTTCACCAGGGGATTCATGAAGTAGCCGAGGCTCGATTCGAGCACCCGGTCCGTCGTCACGGCGATCACGAAAAGGAGCCAGTTGACGGCGATCAGGAGCGTGGAGCCGAACAGCATCTTCGCCGCGGCGCGGTCCCGGAGCGCCGCGCGGAGCTCCCCGCCCCGCCGGGCCGCGGCCACCCCGATCGCAAGCGCGAGGAAGGACCAGAAGATCCGGTGGGCCAGGATCTCCAGCGGCGGCACCGCGGCCACCGCCTTGAAATACAGCGGGAACACCCCCCAGAGGCCGTAGGCCAGGATCCCGTACATCACTCCCTTGGTGCGTTCCTCCAAAGATCCCCTCCGCCACTCCCGGCAGGTTGCGCCGGGTCCGCCGCAAGGTGCATCATAGATGCATCGATGGAAAAAGTCGCCGCGGATCCGCAATTCCCCAGGAGGGGGGCATGGACAAGACCCGGTTCACCTTCTTGTACGTTTTCCTTGCATTGCTGGGCGTTCTCCTGCTCCAGAGCACCATCGTCAAGTTCCAGGAAGTGGCGCCGCTTCCCTACAGCGAGTTCCAGAAGCTGCTGAAGGAGGGGAAGGTCAAGGAGGTCGTCGTCACCTCCAACCAGATCCGGGGGGAGCTGAAAAGCCCGCTGGACGGGAAGACGCGGTTCTCGACGACCCGGGTCGAGCCGGAGATCGTGGACGAGCTGTCGAAGTACGACGTCAAGTACTCCGGGTACGTGGAGAGCAACTTCCTCCCGCTGCTCCTGTCCTGGGTCGTCCCGATCGTCCTCTTCGCGGGAGTGTGGGTCTACCTGACCCGGAAGATGGCGGGGCGGGTGGGATCGGACGGCCTCATGTCCATCGGGAAGAGCAAGGCGAAGGTCTTCGTGGAATCGGATACGAAGGTGACCTTCGCCGACGTCGCGGGCGTGGACGAGGCCAAGGGCGAGCTGCAGGAGACCGTCAACTTCCTCAAGGACCCGCGGCAGTACGGGCGCCTCGGGGCCCGGATGCCGAAGGGGATCCTCCTCGTCGGCCCCCCGGGCACGGGGAAGACGCTTCTGGCGCGCGCGGTGGCGGGGGAGGCGGGGGTCCCGTTCTTCTCGATCAGCGGCTCCGAGTTCGTCGAGATGTTCGTCGGCGTGGGGGCGGCGCGCGTCCGCGACCTGTTCGAGCAGGCGCGGAAGAAGGCGCCCTGCATCATCTTCGTCGACGAGCTCGACGCCCTCGGGAAGGCCCGGGGCGCGGGGCCGATGTCGGGGGGGCACGACGAGAAGGAGCAGACGCTGAACCAGCTCCTGGTGGAGCTCGACGGCTTCGACCCGATGTCGGGGATCGTCCTCCTCGCGGCGACGAACCGGCCGGAGATCCTCGACCCGGCGCTGCTGCGCGCGGGGCGGTTCGACCGGCAGGTGCTGATCGACCGTCCGGACCGGCTGGGGCGCGTGGACATCCTGCGCGTCCACCTGAAGAAGGCGACCGTGGACGAGACCGTGGACCCGGAGGCGATCGCGGGGCTCACGCCGGGATTCACCGGGGCGGACCTGGCCAACCTGGTGAACGAGGCGGCGCTGGCGGCGACCCGGCGGGGCGCGGAGAAGGTGGGGATGGCCGACTTCACGGTGGCGCTGGAGCGGATCATCGCCGGACTCGAGAAGCGCAACCGGGTCCTCAACCCGCGCGAGCGGGAGATCGTGGCGTACCACGAGATGGGGCACGCCCTGGCGGCGGCCGGCATCCCGGGCTCCGACAAGGTCCACAAGGTGTCGATCATCCCCCGCGGCATCGGCGCGCTGGGCTACACGATCCAGCGCCCGACGGAGGACCGGTACCTGATGACGAAGGAGGAGCTCGAGAACAAGATGGCCGTCCTGCTCGGCGGGCGGGCGGCGGAGCACCTGGTCTACGGCCACCTGTCGACCGGCGCCGCCGACGACCTGGCCCGGACGACCGACACCGCCCGGCACATGGTGACCCGCTACGCGATGGTGCCCAAGCTGGGGAACGTCGCCTTCGAGACGGAGCCGACCGGGTTCCTCGGCGGCCACCCGGGCGGCTTCCTGGAGCGGACCTACAGCGAGGAGACCGCGCGGGAGATCGACTGCGCCATCCGGGAGATCGTCGAGGGGGCGTTCCGGAAGTCGCGCGGGCTCCTCGAGCGGAACCGGGACGTGCTGGAGGAAGGCGCGCGGGAGCTGCTCGAGAAGGAGACGCTCGACGAGGCGGCGCTGGAGGGGCTGTTCCGGAAAGTCCGGCCGGACTGATTCACTTCCCCGGGTCGCGGCGCGCCCGCGCCAGGGAGGCGGCGATCCCCGCCCCGAGGACCAGGAAGATGACGATCATCAGGTAAAGGCCGACGTTCTTCCCGAAGGCCGCCTTCAGCCAATGGGCGGCCAGCATCTTCCCGCCCACCAGCAGGAGCACGACCGCGAGCGACGCCTTCAGGTAGCGGAACTTTCCCATCATCCCCGCCAGCGCGAAGTACAGCGCCCGCATCCCGAGGATGGCGAAGACGTTGCTGGTGAACACCAGGAACGGGTCGGCGGTGATCGCGAAGATCGCCGGGATGGAGTCGACGGCGAACACGAGGTCGGTGGTTTCCACCAGCAGCAGCGCCAGCGCGAGCGGCGTCAGCATCCAGCCGGCCGCCTTTCCCGTTTCCGCCGGCGCCGCGTCCGCATCGCGGACGATGAAATGCTCCCCGTGGTAGCGTGAGGTGATGGGCAGGAAACGGCGCGCCAGCCGGATCGCCACGAGCTTCTCGAGGTCGGTCTCCCCCTCCTTCAGGAACAGCATCCGCAGCGCCGTCAGGATCAGGAGCGCGCCGAACGCGTAGAGGATCCAGTCGAACTCCGCGATCAGCCGCACTCCCATCGCGATCATCGCGCCGCGCATCACGAGGGCGCCGAGGATCCCCAGGAAAAGGACGCGGTGCTGATACTCCGCCGGGACGGCGAAGAAGGAGAAGATCATGGCGATCACGAATACGTTGTCGACGCTCAGCGACCGCTCGATCACGTAGCCGGTGAGGTATTTCAGGACGGCCTCGCGGCCGTCGTTCGCCGCGCCGTCGATCGCGTCCACCGCCGTCCCGAGCCCCAGCCATCGCTGCTCGTACCCGAAGTAGACGAAGAGAGCGAAGGCAAGCCCCACGACGGTCCAGATGACGGACCATGCGAGCGCTTCCTTCATCGTGACGGCCCTGGATTCCCGGTGGAGCACACCGAGGTCGATGGCGAGGAGCAGCAGGATGAAGCCGATGAAGCCGGTCCAGATCCAGATCACCCGATCGCCCCCATTCGCCGATTTTGATGCCTGCTCCCGTTCCCGGGTTTCCTTGGGTAAGCGTATCCTGATCCTTGGAGGAGAACGATGCGCGGCAGGATCCTGATCGTGAAGGCGGGTGGCACCTTCCCCGGCCTGGCGGCCGACCGGGGCGATTTCGAGGACTGGGTGGCCGAAGGGCTGGGCGTCGACCCGGACCGGCTCCTCGTGCGCTGCCCGCCGCTCGGCGAGGCGCTGCCCGAGCCGTCATCGCTTTCGGGCGCCGTCGTGACCGGATCCCATGCCATGGTGACGGACCGGGAACGGTGGAGCGAGGCGACGTCCGGCTGGCTCCGCGACGCGCTTTCCGCCGGGAAGCCGCTCCTGGGCATCTGCTACGGCCACCAGCTTCTCGCCGAGGCGGCCGGAGGGCGCGCGGGGTACAACCCCCGGGGGCGCGAGTTCGGGACCGCGGAGATCCGCCTGCTGAGCGGCGCGAAGGAAGACCCGCTGTTCCGGGGGCTCCCTGGAACGATCCCCGTGCATGTCTGCCACGCCCAGTCGGTCATCGTCCTGCCGCACGGCGCCGTCCCGCTCGCGGAGAGCGGGCGCGATCCGCGCCAGGCGTTCCGGATGGGGGAGCGCGCCTGGGGAGTGCAGTTCCACCCGGAGTTCTCCGCCGACGCGGCCCGCGCCTATGTCCGCGCGTGCGCCGGGGAGCTGCGGGCCGAGGGGCAGGACCCGGAGGCGCTGGAGGCCGCGATCCGCGACACCCCCGAATCGCGGGAGCTGCTCCGGCGGTTC
It encodes:
- a CDS encoding TerC family protein: MIWIWTGFIGFILLLLAIDLGVLHRESRAVTMKEALAWSVIWTVVGLAFALFVYFGYEQRWLGLGTAVDAIDGAANDGREAVLKYLTGYVIERSLSVDNVFVIAMIFSFFAVPAEYQHRVLFLGILGALVMRGAMIAMGVRLIAEFDWILYAFGALLILTALRMLFLKEGETDLEKLVAIRLARRFLPITSRYHGEHFIVRDADAAPAETGKAAGWMLTPLALALLLVETTDLVFAVDSIPAIFAITADPFLVFTSNVFAILGMRALYFALAGMMGKFRYLKASLAVVLLLVGGKMLAAHWLKAAFGKNVGLYLMIVIFLVLGAGIAASLARARRDPGK
- the ftsH gene encoding ATP-dependent zinc metalloprotease FtsH, with product MDKTRFTFLYVFLALLGVLLLQSTIVKFQEVAPLPYSEFQKLLKEGKVKEVVVTSNQIRGELKSPLDGKTRFSTTRVEPEIVDELSKYDVKYSGYVESNFLPLLLSWVVPIVLFAGVWVYLTRKMAGRVGSDGLMSIGKSKAKVFVESDTKVTFADVAGVDEAKGELQETVNFLKDPRQYGRLGARMPKGILLVGPPGTGKTLLARAVAGEAGVPFFSISGSEFVEMFVGVGAARVRDLFEQARKKAPCIIFVDELDALGKARGAGPMSGGHDEKEQTLNQLLVELDGFDPMSGIVLLAATNRPEILDPALLRAGRFDRQVLIDRPDRLGRVDILRVHLKKATVDETVDPEAIAGLTPGFTGADLANLVNEAALAATRRGAEKVGMADFTVALERIIAGLEKRNRVLNPREREIVAYHEMGHALAAAGIPGSDKVHKVSIIPRGIGALGYTIQRPTEDRYLMTKEELENKMAVLLGGRAAEHLVYGHLSTGAADDLARTTDTARHMVTRYAMVPKLGNVAFETEPTGFLGGHPGGFLERTYSEETAREIDCAIREIVEGAFRKSRGLLERNRDVLEEGARELLEKETLDEAALEGLFRKVRPD
- a CDS encoding glutamine amidotransferase; the encoded protein is MRGRILIVKAGGTFPGLAADRGDFEDWVAEGLGVDPDRLLVRCPPLGEALPEPSSLSGAVVTGSHAMVTDRERWSEATSGWLRDALSAGKPLLGICYGHQLLAEAAGGRAGYNPRGREFGTAEIRLLSGAKEDPLFRGLPGTIPVHVCHAQSVIVLPHGAVPLAESGRDPRQAFRMGERAWGVQFHPEFSADAARAYVRACAGELRAEGQDPEALEAAIRDTPESRELLRRFGALAS
- the rarD gene encoding EamA family transporter RarD, with amino-acid sequence MEERTKGVMYGILAYGLWGVFPLYFKAVAAVPPLEILAHRIFWSFLALAIGVAAARRGGELRAALRDRAAAKMLFGSTLLIAVNWLLFVIAVTTDRVLESSLGYFMNPLVNILLGRLFLGERLRGAQRISLYLAAAGVALLVALHGKAPWISMALAVTFAFYALLRKLAPVDSLSGLTFETGLLAPAAFGLIAWGAFSGHGAFLSGSGRYDLILPLAGIVTTVPLLAFGGAARRIRLSTLGFLQYISPTGHFLLAVFAFGEPFGRGELAAFLLIWAGLAVYSVDALHEVRSAGGN